Genomic DNA from Clostridium sp. BJN0013:
GGGAAGTCATGCAAATATGGTGGGGAATTTTGTATATGGATTAGGAGAAAAACTTGTATCAGGAGAGTCAAATGCACATACCTTTACACTTAAGAGGCCTAAAGGAAAGTATGAGGGATCTGCAGACTTAAAAAAATATGCCTCAAAATTATATAAGTATTCATCCAGCCTTCATATAAAATACAATGCTCCCCAGGATATTGAGTGGGCTGTAGAGGATGGAAAATTATATATACTTCAGGCCAGGCCTATTACAACTTTGAGGACTGGTAATCCAGATACCTATGAATGGAATGATTCTCTTGATGGAGATTATATTTGGACCAATAACAATGTGGGAGAGGCAATGTCTGATGTTTTTACCCCGCTGAGCTGGTCTATTATAAGAGATTTAGATGAAGAACAAACTCCAATCCCCGGATATTATCTGTTTTCTGGTAATGTATATGGAAGAGCATACACAAATATAAGTTATGCATTGTCTATATATCCTGCCTTTGGTAAGAGTATAAAATCTCTTATGGGAATAATGAGTGAAGTATTTGGACAAATGCCAGAAGGGATAGAGGTACCTGTTTATCCATTTTCCAAGTTAAGTTTAATGAAACAAATGATTCCCACAGTGGGGCATCGTTTAAAGAAAATTATTGAAAGTTCCAGTAAAATACCAGACCATTTAAAAGATTCACCTAAATGGTGTATAAATATGAGAAAAAGGATTGGAGAAATAAAAAGCAGAGAAGAGCTTTATAACTTATGGAAAAAAGAACTTTTACCTTATAATTTTAAAGCTTTATGGATTGCGCTTGCAGGTGGGCGTAAAATGGTAATTGCCAATAAACTGAAAAATGAACTTGTAAATCTGGTGGGAATTGAGGATACTAATATACTAATGTCAAATTTTAGGGGAAATTCATCTCTTGAAAGTCTTGGTCCCATTGTGGGAATGTCAAAGATCATAAGGGGAGAAATGAGCAGGGATGAATACAAAGTGCAGTACGGTCATAGAGGACCTCATGAATTTGAACTATCCATACCAGATTCTCTAGAGGATGAAACCTGGTTTAATAACCAAATAGAGGAATTACGAAAATCAAATACAAATGTAGAAAGTCTGCTGGATAAGCAGAAGACAGAATATGAAAATGCTTTAAAGGAATTGAAAAAGCGCTTTCCTCGGAAAGTACGAAGCATTGAGAAAAAAATGATAAAGGCAAATAAAGCAGCACGTCTCAGGGAATCAGTGCGTTCAGAGTGGACCAGGGCATTTAGAGTGAATCGTGCTTTTGCCCTTAAAGCAGGGGAACTTACAGGCATAGAAGATAATGTATTTTTTTTATACATTGATGAAGTTTTAAATCTGCTTTTAGGAGATGATTCTGCAGTAGGACATATTGCTGCAAGAAAAGATAATTATAATAAGTATAAAAAATTGCCTCCTCTGCCATCCATTATCCGTGGGACTTTCAATGCTTTTGATTGGTCACAAAACCCAAATAGAAGAAGTGACTATTATGACTCTAATGCAGCTGCAGCTGGTCAATCTGATTCTGGGACACTAAAGGGATTTGCAGGAGCAGCAGGGAAAGTAGAAGGAATTGTGAGAGTTATTATAAATCCTGAAGAGGGAGAAAATCTTAAAACAGGTGAGGTTTTAGTAGCAGCTACTACTAATGTAGGTTGGACGCCTCTTTTTCCCCGGGCCGCAGCTATAATTACAGATATTGGTGCACCATTATCTCATGCTGCCATAGTTGCCAGAGAACTTGGCATTCCAGCGGTAGTTGGATGTGGTAATGCCACTAGAAGACTTAATACGGGAGATAGAGTCATAGTTGATGGTGGACATGGAATTGTGCAGATTGTCAGTGGAAATGATTGTGTGTCAGAAGATTCATATGGTAAAATGTAATTACAATTTTAAGTCATTAAATGAATTGTTGGTATTAGGAGTTGAATTTATGAATTTACCAGAGAAAAAATTCATTACTATTGATGAATTTTATAAAATGAAGGAAGAAACTGATGATATATTAGAATATATCGATGGAGTTGTATATATGTCTCCTTCACCATCTATAAAACATCAAAGAGTATCAGGTAGATTATATGTTAAATTATTTGATTTTTTAGAGGGAAGGGAATGTGAAGTATTTTCAGCACCTTACAATGTACAGCTGCATAGTGAAGAGTTTGAAGGAGATAGAGTAGTAATACCAGATATTTCGGTTATTTGTGATAAAACCGGTATAGAAGACAATAAATATGTTGGTATACCTACTCTTATAATGGAAATAGTATCACCTTCTAATCAATCAAATGACTTGGTGGTAAAACTAAACTTATATATGAAATATGGTGTTAAAGAATATTGGATTGTAAATCCTATAATTAATACGGTGCAAATATATAGCCTTAATGATGATGGATTATATGATCAACTTGATGTTGTTAAAAATAGTGGTAGTATAGCATCCAGTATTTTTACTGGATTTACTGTAGATGTAGAAGAGTTGTTTTAATATAAAAAGATTGTAATAGACGCAGTTGGAATTGATTTACACAGATCTAACTGCGTTTATTTTTATTTTTTTGCGAAGTTTTATTAAATCATAGTAATTTACAAGTATTTTATGATAAAATGATAATTAATATGTTAATTAATTCATAATTTGATTATAGGGGAGGGCGGAGTATATGCAAGACAAGATAGTGCTTGCGGAAGATGAACCCATTACTAGAATGGATATTTTTGAAATACTTACATGTTGTGGATATAATGTGGTTGGAAAAGCCTCTGATGGACTTGAAGCTGTTGAATTGTGCAGGATAAATAGGCCAAATCTAGTCATTATGGATATAAAGATGCCAAACCTGGATGGCATACAGGCTGCTAAAATTATAGCAAAGGAAAATTTGGCAGATGCTATAGTTATGCTTACAGCTTATAGCGGAAAAGAATTTATGGATAAGGTAAAAGAAGTTGGTGCTATAGGGTATGTTGTAAAACCTATAGATGAAAGAAATTTAATTCCACAAATTGAAATTGCCATATCAAAAAGTAAGGAAATAAAAAACATTAAAGATGAGGCAGCTTGCGCCAAGCAAAAAATTGAAGATATGAAGGTAATATATAGAGCTAAAGAGATGTTAATGGACAGGTATTCTATAAAAGAAGAAGATGCCTATAAGAGAATAAGAAAGCTTAGCATGGATAGGCAGTGCTCTATTTTAAACACTTCAAGAAGTTTAATAAGAGGATATGAAAGGTAGATTAACATGCTTAGAAAATTGTGCAGGACATACACAAACTTATCCCAGGAAGATATAAAAATTTTAGAAAATATGGAAAAGTATCTTCAAAGTGTATCCAATCTAGTTAAAGCGGATATTTTTATTGACTGTCTAACCAGAGAATCAGGAACTGCCATTGTAGTTTCGGAAGCTAAGCCTTCAAATTCCATATCTCTATATAGGGGAACAGTAGTGGGTGAACTTGCTTTAATGAAAAATGAACCAGCTGCACTTAGAACGCTTCAGATAGGCATGGGAACTTCAGATTTAAAGGCAATTACCCAGGAAAATAAAGTAGTAAAACAAAATACGGTACCTATTAAAAATAGTGAGGATAAAGTAATAGGTGTGCTTATAATGGAAAAAGACATAACTGAGGATTTAAGTAAAAATAGAAATATGGAAATATTGTCTGAAACCACAGAACAGTTAAGTCAGACACTCATGAATTTAAAGAGTCCAGAACTATCTAATACTGTAGATTTTAATCTGATTAATGATGCTGTTATTATATTTAATGAGTGTGGAATTTCTATTTATGCTAACCATATTGCAGAGGATATTTACATAAAACTTGGTTATAAAGATAAGATTGTGGGAATGAAATTTGATAACCTTGTTTTAAGTAAAACCAGTTTTTCCAAAATATTAAAAGAGAATAATTCTATATTATCTGAAGTTTCAATAGGAAATTTTTCGCTGCAGATAAAGTATGCTGTTCTTAAAAAAAATAATAGTATATGTGGTGTTGTTATGTTAATTAAGGACATAACAGATATAAAAGAAAAAGAAAAGCAGCTTATTCTAAAAGCTGTGGCAATAAGAGAAATACATCATAGAGTTAAGAATAATCTTCAAACTATAGCAAGTATTTTAAGGCTGCAATCCAGGAGGATAAATAACGAAGAAGCTAAAAAAGCCTTTAAAGAGAGCATAGGCAGAATACTTAGTATAGCTGCAACTCATGAGGTGCTGGCACAAAACGGAATTGATGATGTGGATATAAAAAATATACTATCCAAAATTAAAGATAATGCCATTAGAAACTTTATTCAATGCAATAAACAAATAGATATAAAATTTATTGGAGATAGTTTTTATGTGGACTCGGACAAGGCTACATCTATAGCTATAGTGTTAAATGAATTACTTCAAAATTCCCTTCAGCATGCTTTTGTAGATAAAAATGAAGGATTTATAGAGATAATTATAAAAAAAGGTATTATGTATTCCAATATATCAGTTATTGACAGTGGAAAAGGATTTGATATAAATCTAGTTAAAAATGAAAGCTTGGGACTGGACATTGTAAAAAGTATAGTAAAGGATAAATTAAATGGGGATATAAATATTGATTCAAGTAAAAGCGGGACAAAAGCAGTTTTTTGCTTTAAAAATTAATATAGTAAAGCGTATTGAGGATGCATTAAATTATAGGAGAATATTTTATTAATTTTTTATAAAAATACTCTTTACATTGATAAATTGTTATGATAAACTGTGTATAAATTATAAATGAAATGCAATGGAGCATTTCATTCAAAGTTTATAATTTTTGTTTAAAAATTTATAAATAGTTAGAGAGCAGCGGAGCTTAAAATATTTTAGGTATTTTAAGCTCTTTTTTCATCTAGTGGCCTTAAAGGGAGGTGTACCAAAATAGTAAATGACAAAATATTAAGTGTAGGAATTGACATTGGTACCACCACTACACAAGTTATATTTAGTGAAATCACAATACAAAATACAGCAGGTTCTTTTTTTGTACCAAAAGTTAAAATTGTAGATAAAAGAATAACTTATAAAGGTAAAATATACTTTACCCCACTGGTATCCAGAAAAAGCATAAATTTAGAAAAGCTAAAATCTATAATACAGCAGGAATATAATAGAGCCAATGTGAAAAAAGAACACATTTCTACCGGGGCAATAATAATAACCGGGGAAACTGCAAGGAAAGAAAATGCACAGCAGGTTTTAAATATTCTTTCAGACTTTGCAGGGGATTTTGTAGTGGCAACTGCCGGGGCTGATCTGGAATCAATACTGGCAGCATATGGGGCTGGAGCTTATAAGGTTTCTAAAAATATTTCCGGAAAAGTTGTAAATTTTGATATAGGAGGTGGTACAACTAATGCATGTGTGTTTGATGAAGGAAAAATAGTGGATTCCTTTGCCCTGCATATAGGGGGAAAGTTAATTGAATTTGATGACAGCGGTAATGTAATTTACATATCTGAAAAGATAGAAAGGCTGCTGGAAAGCTTAAATTTAAATATCATTATTGGCAGCAAGCCTAAATTTTGTGATTTAAATATGCTTGTAAGTAAATTTGCAGATATTATTTTTAAAATTGGAAGTAACATAAATTTATCTTCAGAAGAAAGGGAGCTTTTTATCCAGCATAAAAATAAAGAATTGACGGCACAAATATTTATGTTTTCAGGAGGGGTTGCGGAATTTATATATAGTGATTATGAGGTAAATACACTGCAGGATACTTTAAAGTACAAAGATATAGGACCACTTCTAGGAGTGTATATAAGAGGCATTTTAAAGGAAGGCAAATATAAATTTTTGGAGCCAAAGGAAAAAATAAGGGCCACAGTAATAGGGGCAGGAAGCCATTCTATAAAAATAAGCGGAAGTACCATAATTTTTGATGAAGACATACTGCCAATAAAAAATATACCTATTATAAAGATAAAGGATGATTTGTTGGAAGACCAAGATGTGATGTATGAATATGTATCAGAAAAAATTAAGCTGTATGATGATTCTATGGTGGCCATTTCCTTTAAGGGACCATTAAGCCCTTCTTATAGGCAAATACAGCTAATGGCTGGAGGAATAATAAAATGTTTTAAAATTATAAAGGATTACCCAATTATAGTTGTGGTAGAAAATGATTTTGCAAAGGCACTTGGACAGACAATAAAAGCTGGGTGTAATTTTTCTAGAAAAGTAATATGTATAGACGGAATTTCCACTGACAACGGAGATTATATAGATATTGGAAAATCTGTAGGGGGAATTATACCTGTTGCTGTGAAAACTTTAATATTTAACAATTAATTCATTGATGGAAATTATAAATAGTTTTGGGAGGGTTTTTAATGCAAAGTGAATTAAAGAAGACATTATCACCATTTCAACTTTGGGCTATTATAGTTGGTATGGTTATATCAGGTATGTATTTTGGATGGAATAATGCATTGGCATTTGCAGGACCGGTGGGGTTTATAATAGCAATAGTAATTGTAACTATTTTTTATACTGCTTTTATGTTCAGTTATGCAGAACTTTCCACTGCTATACCTGATGCAGGAGGGTCTGCCGAATATGCAACTAGGGCTATGGGAAGATTTGGAGGTTTTTTGGCAGGCTTTTCTTCTGTAGTTGAATTTTTATTTGCTACGCCAGCTATAGCTATATCTATTGGCGCCTATGTTCATTTTATAATACCGGCTGTACCAATAACTGCGGCTGCCCTTGTATCTTACGGGATTTTTGTGATTATAAATTGTGGGGGAGTTAAAACTGCGGCTATTATTGAGACTGTAGTTACTATTGTTGCCATTGTAGGACTTGTAATATTTGCAGGTGCCAGTTTTACCCACATTGATATTACAAGAATAGTAGGACAGGGTGCTTTCCGTGGAGGGGTTGGAGGCGTATTTAATGCTATACCATTTGCCATATGGTTCTATTTAGCTGCAGAAGGAGGGGCAATGTCTGCAGAAGAATGTAAAAATCCAAAGAAAGATGTACCTAAGGGCTTTATACTTGCCATACTTACTCTTGTAGTGCTGGCACTTGTTACTTTTGTATGTACTGCAGGAGTAATGGATGCTAAGGCACTTGGTTCGACTGATTCACCTCTTCCTGATGCACTTGATGTAATATATGGAAAAGGAAATGCATTTTCTAAATTGATGAGTTTTATAGGACTTTTTGGGCTTATAGCCAGTCTTCATGGAATAATAATTGGGTATTCAAGACAGATATTCGCAATGTCCAGGTCAAGATATTTACCTAAATTTTTATCAAAAGTAAATTCGAAAGCCTCACCTGTAGCGGCAACAATTATACCAAGTCTTATAGGAATGCTATTTGTACTTTTAAATAGTACCGCAGTAATTATAGTGATTTCAAGTTTTGGAGCTATTGCACTTCATGCAGTGAGTATGGCTGCACTGTTAATTTTAAGAAAAAAAGAACCTGATTTAGAAAGACCATATAAAGTTTCGATTACACTTCCTATAATATCTCTTGTACTTGATGTAATTTTACTTGTGACTGTTGGGTATTCAAATATATCAACTGTATCTTTTGTAATAGGTGCTTATGTACTGGCCATCATATATTATTTTGTGTATTCAAGATTTACTGAAGTATCATCAGAAAAGGAGGTATCACAAAAAATTACAGAACAGGATAGGGCAATTTAAATATATTTAAGACAGGTGATTTCTATGAATTTAAAGACTATTTTATTTAATAAAGTATACAAATTTAAGGATATAAAAGATTTACTGGCTAAGGCCAATGAAAAAAAATCTGGAGATGCCCTTGCAGGAATTGCAGCCTGCAGCACTTCAGAGAGAATTGCTGCAAAAATTGTATTGGCAGATATAACTTTAGAAGATCTTAGAAATAATCCCGTTGTTCCCTATGAAAAAGATGAAGTAACAAGAATTATACAAGATTCCATAGATAAGTTTGCTTACAATAAAATAAAGCATATGACAGTGGGAGAACTTAGAGAGTTTATATTGAGTGCCAAAGAAAGAGATATAAAATTAATAAGAGATGGATTAACTGCGGAAATGATTTCCGCAGTGACAAAACTTATGAGCAATATGGATCTTATATATGCTGCACAGAAAATTTGTAATACCGCATGCTGTAATACTAAAATTGGAGAAAGAGGAACTCTTTCTTCAAGACTTCAGCCAAACCATCCAACGGATGATATAGAGGGAATAATGGCATCGGTTATGGAAGGACTAAGTTATGGTATAGGTGATGCCGTAATTGGATTGAATCCTGTAAATGACAGCATAGATAGTGTATACAGAATTTTGTGTAAATTTAAGGAGTTTACTTCTGAATGGCATATTCCAACTCAAAATTGTGTACTTTCCCATGTAACTACCCAAATGGAAGTTTTAAAGAGGGGAGCACCTATGGACTTGATGTTTCAAAGCATAGCGGGCTCAGAAATATCCAACAGGAGTTTTGGCATAAATACTGCCCTTATGGATGAGGCCTACTTCCTTATGAGAGAAAATAAGTATTCAAAGGGAGCAAATTTTATGTATTTTGAAACGGGACAGGGTTCAGAACTTTCCTCGGATGGAAACAATGGTGCGGATCAACTTACCATGGAAGCCAGGTGCTATGGTTTTGCTAAAAGGTATAATCCATTTTTAGTAAATACAGTGGTAGGATTTATAGGTCCTGAATATTTGTATGATGGAAGTCAGGTTATAAGGGCGGGACTTGAAGATCACTTTATGGGTAAACTTACGGGATTGCCTATGGGAGTTGATGTATGCTACACAAACCATATGAAGGCAGAACAAAATGACATGGATAATCTAGCAATGCTTTTAACAAATGCTAATTGTGCTTACTTTATGGGAATTCCCTGTGCTGATGATGTAATGCTTATGTACCAATCTACAAGTTATCATGATATTGCAACTCTTAGAGAAATTACAGGTAAAACTCCCATTAAAGAATTTGAAAGAAGATTGGAACAGCTGGGTATTTTACAAAATGGAAAGCTTACAGATATAGCGGGAGATGCTTCATTGTTTTTAAAAAAATCAATGGTCTAGTGAGGTGAAATTATGGATAGCAATTATGAAATATATAAGCGTATGAAAAAATCAACAAATGCAAGAATTTGTGTGGGCAGGGCAGGAACTAGGTATAAAACTGAAACTCTTCTAAAATTGAGAGCAGATCATGCAGTGGCAATGGATGCAGTTTGGTCACATGTAGATGAAAGTATTATAGATAAGCTTAATTTTTTAAAGGTTCAAACCATGGTAAAAGATAAGGAACAGTATATACAAAGACCTGACCTTGGAAGAAAATTTTCCAAAGAAACTATAGAGTATATAAAGAATAACTGTATAAGGAATCCAGATGTTCAAATAATAGCTGGAGATGGATTAAGTTCCCCGGCTATTACAGTTAATTTAGAAGATATATACTGTATAATAATTGACGGACTTAAAGCAAAAGGATATAAAATAGGAACTCCTATATTTGTAAAATATGCCAGGGTAGCTACTATGGATAAAATAAGCGAGGCATTGGATGCGAAAGTTACCATTATCCTTATAGGTGAAAGACCCGGACTTGCAACAGGTGAAAGTATGAGCAGCTATATGGCTTATAGATCAAGTACTAAAAAGCCTGAATCTCAAAGAACTGTGATTTCAAATATACATAAAAGTGGTACTCCTCCAGTGGAAGCAGGGGCACAAATTGTATATTTGGTAGATTTGATGATGAAGGAAAAGAAAAGCGGTATTGAACTTAGGATATCAAGTGACATGAAATTAACTTAAAAGATCTGCTGCACAACTAACTGGATAGTTTGGCTGTGGGCAGATCTTTTTTATTTGAGCTAATAATTAAGAGTTTTTGTTTTAAAATCTAATGGGATATAGAAAATAATAATTTATTAATAGCCTTATCTATACTTGTATCATTTGGATTATTAAGCCATTTGGAAGAAATCACAATATATGTACGGTTGACGGATTTACTTTTTAAATAGGAGTAGATTATTTGAGATTCGTCCATTTTTTCCTTATGGAGTTCTGTGGACTTTTTTATAGTTTTATTATTAAAATAGAATAAAATATTACTTTTCAAAAAAGATTTCAATTTTTGAAAATTAATGTTTTCCAAATAACATTTTTTACTAAAAATAACTTTATTTCCTTTAATAAGAAAAAATTTCACACTATTATATTCCAAATATTCCAGCAAAGCTATATTCTTATTCTTTTTTGTGAATTTAGAGATTTTGGCTTTATTTAGCAGATAATTTACTGCACTTATATAATCTCTATATTTAGCGGCACTTTCAAAATTAAATTTCTCTGATGCTTTATTCATGTTGTATTCCATTTCTTCAATAATACTTTTATCAGTGCCGTTAAGCAGATTTATTATTTTATCAAAAATAGAGGAGTACTGTTTTTTTTCAGTACTGCCTAAGCACATACCTAAACATAAGCCTAAAGAATAATTTAAACAGCATGAAGCTTTTTGGAAATTGTTGCTGCAAAATATTTTGCAGCATTCCTTTATGCCTTGAATGCCTCGTTCTACTGTGTTTCTACTTGAGTATGGTCCAAAATAAAGATTTCCGTCATTTTTTACATATTCATTGGAGATTTTAATATCAGGATATTTCTGGTTAATCTTTATATAGCAATAAGATTGGGTATTCTTCATTTGTCTGTTATATATAGGCTTTATTTGTTTTATTAATTTACATTCCAGCATAAGGGCTTCAAATTCTGTATCTGTAAGTATATAGTCAAAATCTCTTAGGTTTTTGACTAACTTTAGAACTTTTGGAGTATGTGATCTTGAATTTTGAAAATATGATGCAACTCTGCTTTTTAGATTCTTTGATTTTCCTACATATATAACACTATTAAGGGAATCCTTCATGAGGTATACGCCAGGAGAAGAAGGAAGTTTTTCAATTTTTTCTTTTAAATCCATAGACTTTTCTCCTAAACACATATATGATTTGATTATAGTATAGATTAAAGCTGTAATATATACAAGAGAATTCTGTAGATTATAGTATGGTTGACTAATCAACTGTATTATGTTATTTTATCTAATGAAAGGGGTAAAATAGAATTGAATGATAAAGCACAAACTTTAATTAAGTTAACTAACAATATATATAGATGTACCCAGGTTTATATTGATAAAAAACTAAAAAAATATAATCTTACTACAGGTACATACCCATATTTACTTGTATTGAGTAAAAAAGAAGGTATAAGCCAAAGTGACATAAGCAGAGAACTTAATGTAGATAAATCCATGTCTGCAAGAACCATTAAAAGATTAATATCACTGGGTTATATAAAAAAAGAGGAAAATAAGGAAGATATAAGAGCATATAAACTCTATATAACGGATAAAGCAAAAGCTATAATTCCTGAAATTATAGAAACTATTCATAATTGGATTGATATTTTAATATATGGAAATGATGAAAAGGACATAAAAATATCTATAGAATTTTTAGAACAAGTTTTAGAAAATGGGAAAAAATATAGGGAGAAAAACTGCGAAAGGATGAAAAAGAATTGAATAAGACCGAAAATCAAACCTATGAAAAAAGATGGATAATTTTATTTACTGTTATTTCAGCTACTTTTATGGCCACATTGGATGGAAGCATTGTAAATGTGGCCCTACCTAATATGTCAGATAAACTAAATGTTAATATGGCACAAATTTCATGGGTGGTTACCAGCTTTCTTATAACCATTTCAGCT
This window encodes:
- the eat gene encoding ethanolamine permease, which produces MQSELKKTLSPFQLWAIIVGMVISGMYFGWNNALAFAGPVGFIIAIVIVTIFYTAFMFSYAELSTAIPDAGGSAEYATRAMGRFGGFLAGFSSVVEFLFATPAIAISIGAYVHFIIPAVPITAAALVSYGIFVIINCGGVKTAAIIETVVTIVAIVGLVIFAGASFTHIDITRIVGQGAFRGGVGGVFNAIPFAIWFYLAAEGGAMSAEECKNPKKDVPKGFILAILTLVVLALVTFVCTAGVMDAKALGSTDSPLPDALDVIYGKGNAFSKLMSFIGLFGLIASLHGIIIGYSRQIFAMSRSRYLPKFLSKVNSKASPVAATIIPSLIGMLFVLLNSTAVIIVISSFGAIALHAVSMAALLILRKKEPDLERPYKVSITLPIISLVLDVILLVTVGYSNISTVSFVIGAYVLAIIYYFVYSRFTEVSSEKEVSQKITEQDRAI
- a CDS encoding ethanolamine ammonia-lyase subunit EutB; translated protein: MNLKTILFNKVYKFKDIKDLLAKANEKKSGDALAGIAACSTSERIAAKIVLADITLEDLRNNPVVPYEKDEVTRIIQDSIDKFAYNKIKHMTVGELREFILSAKERDIKLIRDGLTAEMISAVTKLMSNMDLIYAAQKICNTACCNTKIGERGTLSSRLQPNHPTDDIEGIMASVMEGLSYGIGDAVIGLNPVNDSIDSVYRILCKFKEFTSEWHIPTQNCVLSHVTTQMEVLKRGAPMDLMFQSIAGSEISNRSFGINTALMDEAYFLMRENKYSKGANFMYFETGQGSELSSDGNNGADQLTMEARCYGFAKRYNPFLVNTVVGFIGPEYLYDGSQVIRAGLEDHFMGKLTGLPMGVDVCYTNHMKAEQNDMDNLAMLLTNANCAYFMGIPCADDVMLMYQSTSYHDIATLREITGKTPIKEFERRLEQLGILQNGKLTDIAGDASLFLKKSMV
- a CDS encoding PEP/pyruvate-binding domain-containing protein, which encodes MLDMAKSFKELTPELEKFAGGKGYMLSKMFQDGYPVPEGFVILPAAFQEGELKSEVWNKIQYYLDAIKDKKEKASFAVRSSALSEDSAKASFAGEFETVLNVKTYEEIKNAIDIVFKSTQTERVRVYSSAQGIDRSHQIAVVVQLMVQSEISGVLFTADPITGSHANMVGNFVYGLGEKLVSGESNAHTFTLKRPKGKYEGSADLKKYASKLYKYSSSLHIKYNAPQDIEWAVEDGKLYILQARPITTLRTGNPDTYEWNDSLDGDYIWTNNNVGEAMSDVFTPLSWSIIRDLDEEQTPIPGYYLFSGNVYGRAYTNISYALSIYPAFGKSIKSLMGIMSEVFGQMPEGIEVPVYPFSKLSLMKQMIPTVGHRLKKIIESSSKIPDHLKDSPKWCINMRKRIGEIKSREELYNLWKKELLPYNFKALWIALAGGRKMVIANKLKNELVNLVGIEDTNILMSNFRGNSSLESLGPIVGMSKIIRGEMSRDEYKVQYGHRGPHEFELSIPDSLEDETWFNNQIEELRKSNTNVESLLDKQKTEYENALKELKKRFPRKVRSIEKKMIKANKAARLRESVRSEWTRAFRVNRAFALKAGELTGIEDNVFFLYIDEVLNLLLGDDSAVGHIAARKDNYNKYKKLPPLPSIIRGTFNAFDWSQNPNRRSDYYDSNAAAAGQSDSGTLKGFAGAAGKVEGIVRVIINPEEGENLKTGEVLVAATTNVGWTPLFPRAAAIITDIGAPLSHAAIVARELGIPAVVGCGNATRRLNTGDRVIVDGGHGIVQIVSGNDCVSEDSYGKM
- a CDS encoding histidine kinase N-terminal domain-containing protein — encoded protein: MLRKLCRTYTNLSQEDIKILENMEKYLQSVSNLVKADIFIDCLTRESGTAIVVSEAKPSNSISLYRGTVVGELALMKNEPAALRTLQIGMGTSDLKAITQENKVVKQNTVPIKNSEDKVIGVLIMEKDITEDLSKNRNMEILSETTEQLSQTLMNLKSPELSNTVDFNLINDAVIIFNECGISIYANHIAEDIYIKLGYKDKIVGMKFDNLVLSKTSFSKILKENNSILSEVSIGNFSLQIKYAVLKKNNSICGVVMLIKDITDIKEKEKQLILKAVAIREIHHRVKNNLQTIASILRLQSRRINNEEAKKAFKESIGRILSIAATHEVLAQNGIDDVDIKNILSKIKDNAIRNFIQCNKQIDIKFIGDSFYVDSDKATSIAIVLNELLQNSLQHAFVDKNEGFIEIIIKKGIMYSNISVIDSGKGFDINLVKNESLGLDIVKSIVKDKLNGDINIDSSKSGTKAVFCFKN
- the eutC gene encoding ethanolamine ammonia-lyase subunit EutC — encoded protein: MDSNYEIYKRMKKSTNARICVGRAGTRYKTETLLKLRADHAVAMDAVWSHVDESIIDKLNFLKVQTMVKDKEQYIQRPDLGRKFSKETIEYIKNNCIRNPDVQIIAGDGLSSPAITVNLEDIYCIIIDGLKAKGYKIGTPIFVKYARVATMDKISEALDAKVTIILIGERPGLATGESMSSYMAYRSSTKKPESQRTVISNIHKSGTPPVEAGAQIVYLVDLMMKEKKSGIELRISSDMKLT
- a CDS encoding ethanolamine ammonia-lyase reactivating factor EutA, whose amino-acid sequence is MLSVGIDIGTTTTQVIFSEITIQNTAGSFFVPKVKIVDKRITYKGKIYFTPLVSRKSINLEKLKSIIQQEYNRANVKKEHISTGAIIITGETARKENAQQVLNILSDFAGDFVVATAGADLESILAAYGAGAYKVSKNISGKVVNFDIGGGTTNACVFDEGKIVDSFALHIGGKLIEFDDSGNVIYISEKIERLLESLNLNIIIGSKPKFCDLNMLVSKFADIIFKIGSNINLSSEERELFIQHKNKELTAQIFMFSGGVAEFIYSDYEVNTLQDTLKYKDIGPLLGVYIRGILKEGKYKFLEPKEKIRATVIGAGSHSIKISGSTIIFDEDILPIKNIPIIKIKDDLLEDQDVMYEYVSEKIKLYDDSMVAISFKGPLSPSYRQIQLMAGGIIKCFKIIKDYPIIVVVENDFAKALGQTIKAGCNFSRKVICIDGISTDNGDYIDIGKSVGGIIPVAVKTLIFNN
- a CDS encoding ANTAR domain-containing response regulator, with the protein product MQDKIVLAEDEPITRMDIFEILTCCGYNVVGKASDGLEAVELCRINRPNLVIMDIKMPNLDGIQAAKIIAKENLADAIVMLTAYSGKEFMDKVKEVGAIGYVVKPIDERNLIPQIEIAISKSKEIKNIKDEAACAKQKIEDMKVIYRAKEMLMDRYSIKEEDAYKRIRKLSMDRQCSILNTSRSLIRGYER
- a CDS encoding Uma2 family endonuclease, giving the protein MNLPEKKFITIDEFYKMKEETDDILEYIDGVVYMSPSPSIKHQRVSGRLYVKLFDFLEGRECEVFSAPYNVQLHSEEFEGDRVVIPDISVICDKTGIEDNKYVGIPTLIMEIVSPSNQSNDLVVKLNLYMKYGVKEYWIVNPIINTVQIYSLNDDGLYDQLDVVKNSGSIASSIFTGFTVDVEELF